A stretch of Enterobacter cloacae complex sp. ECNIH7 DNA encodes these proteins:
- a CDS encoding YecA/YgfB family protein, with product MTEGPLNESEMAWLEETLMSYGHDDASVIDVSELDGMLTAVLSGPVVVEPDAWLVAVWGGEKYIPRWKNDREMNRFIDLCFKHMNDIAERLSEYPDQFEPMFGYNDVDGESYTVVEEWCYGYMRGVALTDWSALPEALKADLEVIALHGTEENSEKLDELSEEEYIASIERIQPAALRLYQYWVNNPQQPEVKKPTVNGTKVGRNDPCPCGSGKKFKSCCLH from the coding sequence ATGACTGAAGGCCCATTGAATGAAAGCGAAATGGCGTGGCTTGAAGAGACGTTAATGTCTTACGGTCATGATGATGCGTCCGTGATTGACGTGTCCGAACTGGACGGCATGCTAACCGCGGTGCTTTCCGGTCCTGTTGTCGTTGAGCCAGATGCCTGGCTGGTGGCGGTGTGGGGCGGCGAGAAATATATCCCGCGCTGGAAAAACGATCGGGAAATGAACCGTTTTATCGATCTCTGCTTTAAGCACATGAACGATATTGCCGAGCGCCTGAGCGAGTACCCGGATCAGTTTGAACCTATGTTCGGCTATAACGACGTGGACGGTGAGAGCTATACCGTGGTGGAAGAGTGGTGTTATGGCTACATGCGCGGCGTGGCGCTGACGGACTGGTCAGCCTTGCCGGAAGCCCTCAAGGCCGATCTTGAGGTGATAGCCCTGCACGGGACGGAAGAGAACAGCGAAAAGCTGGATGAACTGTCCGAAGAGGAATATATCGCCAGCATAGAGCGTATCCAGCCTGCGGCACTGCGTTTATATCAATACTGGGTAAACAATCCGCAGCAGCCGGAAGTGAAGAAGCCGACGGTGAACGGCACGAAGGTCGGACGTAACGATCCGTGTCCTTGCGGCAGCGGGAAGAAGTTTAAGAGCTGCTGTTTGCACTGA
- a CDS encoding DUF2766 family protein, translated as MSQNLSADQELVSDVVACQLVIKQILDVLDVIAPVEVREKMSTQLKNIDFASHPAAADPVTLRAIQKAIALIELRFTPQGESH; from the coding sequence ATGTCACAAAACCTGAGCGCCGATCAGGAACTGGTCTCTGACGTTGTCGCCTGTCAGCTGGTTATCAAACAAATCCTTGATGTTCTGGACGTGATTGCGCCGGTTGAAGTGCGCGAGAAGATGTCTACGCAGCTGAAAAACATCGATTTCGCCAGCCATCCTGCTGCCGCTGACCCGGTTACGCTTCGTGCGATCCAGAAAGCCATCGCGCTGATTGAGCTGCGATTCACGCCGCAGGGTGAGTCCCACTAA
- the araG gene encoding L-arabinose ABC transporter ATP-binding protein AraG, translating to MRQSDPYLSFRGIGKTFPGVNALTDISFDCYAGQVHALMGENGAGKSTLLKILSGNYAPTTGTLAIRGEEVAFADTTAALNAGVAIIYQELHLIPEMTVAENIYLGQLPHKGGVVNRSLLNYEAGLQLKHLGLDVDPQTPLKYLSIGQWQMVEIAKALARNARIIAFDEPTSSLSAREIENLFRVIRELRQEGRTILYVSHRMEEIFALSDAITVFKDGRYVRTFTDMQQVNHDQLVQAMVGRELGDIYHWQPRQYGPERLRLDSVKAPGVRTPISLSVRSGEIVGLFGLVGAGRSELMKGLFGGTRITEGQVSIDGERVDIQKPAHAIGAGMMLCPEDRKAEGIIPVHSVRDNINISARRKFIRAGCLINDGWESSNADHHIRSLNIKTPGPEQLIMNLSGGNQQKAILGRWLSEDMKVILLDEPTRGIDVGAKHEIYNVIYELAKRGVAVLFASSDLPEVLGVADRIVVMREGEIAGELLHEQANEQQALNLAMPKVSQAVA from the coding sequence ATGCGACAGTCTGATCCGTATCTCTCTTTTCGCGGCATCGGGAAAACTTTCCCCGGTGTTAACGCGCTGACCGATATCAGCTTCGACTGCTATGCCGGCCAGGTTCACGCCCTGATGGGGGAAAACGGCGCGGGGAAATCCACGCTGTTGAAGATCCTCAGCGGCAACTATGCGCCTACGACCGGCACGCTGGCCATTCGCGGCGAAGAGGTGGCGTTTGCCGATACCACGGCGGCGCTCAATGCCGGGGTTGCGATCATCTATCAGGAGCTGCACCTCATTCCTGAGATGACCGTGGCGGAAAACATCTATTTAGGACAGCTCCCGCACAAAGGCGGCGTGGTAAATCGTTCGCTACTTAATTATGAAGCGGGGCTGCAGCTTAAACATCTTGGTCTGGACGTCGATCCCCAGACGCCGCTGAAATATCTCTCCATCGGCCAGTGGCAGATGGTTGAAATTGCCAAGGCGCTGGCGCGTAACGCCAGAATTATCGCCTTCGATGAGCCCACCAGTTCGCTCTCTGCGCGTGAAATAGAAAATCTGTTCCGCGTGATCCGCGAATTGCGTCAGGAAGGCCGTACGATTTTGTATGTCTCGCACCGCATGGAAGAGATATTTGCCCTGAGCGACGCCATCACCGTCTTTAAAGATGGGCGCTATGTGCGCACCTTTACCGACATGCAGCAGGTTAACCATGACCAGCTTGTTCAGGCGATGGTCGGACGCGAGCTGGGTGATATTTATCACTGGCAGCCGCGTCAGTATGGCCCTGAACGCCTGCGCCTGGACAGCGTCAAAGCGCCGGGCGTGCGCACGCCGATTTCGTTATCCGTTCGCAGCGGCGAAATTGTCGGCCTGTTTGGTCTGGTGGGGGCGGGGCGCAGTGAATTAATGAAAGGCCTGTTCGGTGGAACCCGTATTACCGAAGGGCAGGTTTCTATTGATGGTGAACGGGTCGATATCCAGAAACCGGCCCACGCGATCGGGGCGGGCATGATGCTCTGCCCGGAAGACCGTAAAGCCGAGGGGATTATTCCGGTGCATTCGGTACGCGACAACATCAATATTTCCGCTCGCCGCAAGTTTATTCGCGCAGGCTGCCTGATAAACGATGGCTGGGAGTCGAGCAATGCCGACCACCATATTCGCTCTCTGAATATTAAAACGCCGGGTCCGGAACAGCTGATCATGAATCTGTCAGGCGGAAACCAGCAGAAGGCGATTTTAGGCCGCTGGCTGTCCGAAGATATGAAGGTCATTTTGCTGGATGAGCCGACGCGCGGTATCGATGTGGGGGCAAAACACGAGATTTATAACGTGATCTATGAGCTGGCAAAACGCGGCGTGGCGGTGCTCTTCGCCTCCAGCGATCTGCCGGAGGTGCTTGGCGTGGCCGACCGCATTGTGGTGATGCGTGAAGGCGAAATTGCCGGTGAATTACTTCATGAACAGGCGAATGAACAACAGGCGTTGAACCTCGCCATGCCTAAAGTCAGCCAGGCTGTCGCCTGA
- a CDS encoding ABC transporter permease subunit — translation MSTFFLQQLINGLTLGSVYGLIAIGYTMVYGIIGMINFAHGEVYMISAYLCAIGLALLSFFGLQSFPLLILGTLVFTIVVTGVYGWTIERIAYKPLRNSTRLAPLISAIGMSLILQNYAQLSQGPRQQGVPTMLDGVIRLHLGDGFVQITYTKVFILVASFAGMLVLTWIINHTRLGRMCRAVQQDRKMASILGINTDRIISLVFVIGAAMAGLAGVLITMNYGTFDFYVGFVIGIKAFTAAVLGGIGSLPGAMLGGLILGVAEAQFSGMVNSDYKDVFSFGLLVMILIFRPQGLLGRPIVAKV, via the coding sequence ATGAGTACATTCTTCCTGCAACAGTTAATCAATGGCTTAACGCTGGGCTCCGTCTACGGTTTAATCGCCATCGGCTACACCATGGTGTACGGCATTATCGGGATGATCAATTTCGCCCACGGCGAAGTGTATATGATTTCCGCGTATCTCTGCGCCATTGGCCTGGCGCTGCTCTCGTTCTTCGGTCTGCAGTCGTTCCCACTGCTGATCCTCGGGACGCTGGTGTTCACCATTGTAGTAACCGGGGTGTACGGCTGGACCATCGAGCGTATCGCCTACAAGCCGCTGCGCAACTCCACGCGCCTGGCGCCGCTGATCTCCGCCATCGGCATGTCGCTTATCCTGCAAAACTACGCTCAGCTGAGCCAGGGTCCGCGTCAGCAAGGAGTGCCGACAATGCTGGACGGCGTGATTCGCCTGCATCTGGGCGACGGGTTCGTACAGATAACCTACACCAAAGTGTTTATTCTGGTTGCCTCGTTTGCCGGCATGCTGGTGCTCACCTGGATTATCAACCATACCCGGCTGGGCCGGATGTGCCGCGCGGTACAGCAGGATCGTAAGATGGCCTCCATTCTGGGCATTAACACCGACCGGATCATTTCGCTGGTCTTTGTGATCGGCGCGGCGATGGCCGGTCTGGCGGGGGTGTTGATCACCATGAATTACGGCACCTTTGATTTCTACGTCGGGTTCGTGATCGGCATTAAAGCCTTTACTGCAGCGGTGCTGGGCGGTATCGGTTCTCTGCCCGGCGCGATGCTCGGCGGCCTTATCCTGGGCGTGGCGGAGGCCCAGTTCTCGGGCATGGTAAACTCAGACTATAAAGATGTCTTTTCGTTCGGCCTGCTGGTCATGATCCTTATTTTCCGTCCCCAGGGCCTGCTTGGGCGCCCGATTGTGGCCAAAGTGTGA
- the araF gene encoding arabinose ABC transporter substrate-binding protein AraF — MHKFTKALAAIGLAAVMSQSAIAENLKLGFLVKQPEEPWFQTEWKFADKAGKDLGFEVIKIAVPDGEKTLNAIDSLAASGAKGFVICTPDPKLGSAIAAKARGYDMKVIAVDDQFVNAKGKPMDTVPLVMMAATKIGERQGQELYKEMQKRGWDVKETAVMAITADELDTARRRTTGSMDALKAAGFPEKQIYKVPTKSNDIPGAFDAANSMLVQHPEVKHWLVVGMNDNTVLGGVRATEGQGFKAPDVIGIGINGVDAVSELSKAQATGFYGSLLPSPDVHGYKSSEMLYNWVTKGAEPPKFTEVTDVVLITRDNFKEELAKKGLGGK; from the coding sequence ATGCACAAATTTACTAAAGCGCTGGCGGCCATCGGTCTGGCTGCCGTTATGTCACAATCCGCTATCGCTGAGAATTTAAAACTCGGTTTTTTGGTAAAACAGCCCGAAGAGCCCTGGTTCCAGACTGAGTGGAAATTCGCAGATAAAGCCGGGAAAGATTTAGGTTTTGAAGTCATTAAAATCGCCGTGCCTGACGGCGAAAAAACCCTGAACGCCATCGACAGCCTGGCGGCCAGCGGTGCAAAAGGTTTCGTTATCTGTACCCCGGATCCAAAGCTGGGGTCGGCAATCGCGGCGAAAGCGCGCGGTTACGATATGAAGGTCATCGCGGTTGACGATCAGTTCGTTAACGCCAAAGGCAAGCCGATGGACACCGTCCCGCTGGTCATGATGGCGGCGACCAAAATCGGCGAACGCCAGGGCCAGGAACTCTATAAAGAGATGCAAAAGCGCGGCTGGGATGTCAAAGAGACCGCGGTAATGGCAATCACGGCTGACGAGCTGGACACCGCCCGTCGTCGTACCACCGGTTCAATGGATGCGCTGAAAGCGGCCGGCTTCCCGGAAAAACAGATCTATAAAGTCCCAACCAAATCCAACGATATCCCGGGCGCTTTCGACGCCGCGAACTCTATGCTGGTCCAGCATCCGGAGGTCAAACACTGGCTGGTGGTCGGCATGAACGACAACACCGTGCTGGGCGGGGTACGCGCGACGGAAGGCCAGGGCTTCAAAGCGCCTGACGTGATCGGGATTGGCATCAACGGCGTTGACGCCGTCAGCGAGCTGTCCAAAGCGCAAGCGACCGGCTTCTACGGTTCTCTGCTGCCGAGCCCGGACGTTCACGGCTACAAATCCAGTGAGATGCTCTACAACTGGGTAACCAAAGGGGCCGAACCGCCGAAATTTACCGAAGTGACCGACGTGGTGCTGATTACCCGCGACAACTTCAAAGAGGAGCTGGCGAAAAAAGGGCTGGGCGGTAAGTAA
- a CDS encoding non-heme ferritin-like protein, which produces MATQTMMQKLNAQMNLEFYASNLHLHLSAWCAENSLTGSATFFRSQAQSNVTHMMRVFNFLKAAGANPVVKALDGINENYSCLEELFQKTLEEYEQRCSTLSKLADEAKAQQDITTLKFLRDMDKEQQQDGMLLKTLADEIHQAQQAGLCPEQTDRHLLDIVAVQQH; this is translated from the coding sequence ATGGCTACCCAAACGATGATGCAAAAACTTAACGCGCAGATGAACCTTGAGTTCTACGCCTCGAACCTGCACCTTCACTTAAGTGCGTGGTGTGCCGAGAATAGTCTTACGGGGTCTGCTACATTCTTTCGCTCGCAGGCGCAAAGTAACGTCACCCATATGATGCGTGTCTTCAATTTTCTGAAAGCCGCAGGGGCAAATCCTGTCGTTAAAGCCCTTGATGGGATCAACGAAAACTACTCCTGCCTGGAAGAACTGTTTCAGAAAACGCTTGAAGAGTATGAGCAACGCTGCAGCACGCTCAGCAAACTGGCCGATGAAGCCAAAGCGCAGCAGGACATTACGACGCTCAAATTCTTACGCGATATGGACAAAGAACAGCAGCAGGATGGCATGCTGCTGAAGACGCTGGCGGATGAGATCCATCAGGCGCAGCAGGCGGGTTTATGTCCTGAGCAGACCGACCGTCATCTGCTCGACATTGTGGCGGTGCAGCAACACTGA
- the yecR gene encoding YecR family lipoprotein has protein sequence MKRVIVAGTILLLAGCSINRQAEVSSLDAPNGIVRLDYGQAMLQNAYSDEYVNNGTAAKACQSMGYATASAYGQPIKTCTLTSGSLCLNESVTIQYKCMGYAVNPKTNNPWY, from the coding sequence ATGAAAAGAGTCATTGTAGCCGGCACAATCCTGCTGCTCGCGGGGTGTAGTATTAACCGCCAGGCTGAAGTCAGCAGCCTCGACGCGCCGAACGGCATCGTCCGCCTCGATTACGGCCAGGCAATGCTGCAAAATGCGTATTCCGATGAGTATGTGAATAACGGCACGGCAGCAAAAGCGTGTCAGAGCATGGGGTATGCCACTGCCTCAGCCTATGGTCAGCCCATTAAAACCTGCACCCTGACGAGCGGCTCTTTGTGCCTGAACGAGAGCGTGACTATCCAGTATAAATGTATGGGTTACGCCGTTAACCCTAAGACAAATAATCCCTGGTATTAA
- the azuC gene encoding stress response protein AzuC yields the protein MKLRKILKSMWANYCRTFKDVPPGAMF from the coding sequence GTGAAACTGCGCAAAATCCTGAAAAGCATGTGGGCCAATTACTGCCGCACGTTCAAAGACGTGCCGCCAGGCGCCATGTTCTGA
- the tyrP gene encoding tyrosine transporter TyrP, with protein MKNRTLGSIFIVAGTTIGAGMLAMPLAAAGVGFGMTLVLLGTLWALMCYTALLLLEVYQHVPADTGLGSLAARYLGRYGQWITGFSMMFLMYALTAAYISGAGELIASSVNDWFGSDITPATGAIFFALIGGGVVCVGTSLVDLFNRFLFSAKILFLIIMLVLLAPHVHKVNLLTLPLEKGLALSAIPVIFTSFGFHGSVPSIVSYMNGDIRKLRRVFVIGSAIPLIAYIFWQLVTLGSIDSSTFIGLMAQHAGLNGFLLALREVVTSPHVELAVHLFADLALATSFLGVALGLFDYLADLFQRRNTVAGRLQTGAITFLPPLGFALFYPRGFVMALGYAGVALSILALLLPSLLAWKSRQQHPQQGYRVAGGKPLLCVVFCCGVVIILVQVLIATGMLPEVG; from the coding sequence GTGAAAAACAGAACCCTGGGAAGTATTTTTATCGTCGCCGGAACGACAATTGGCGCAGGAATGCTGGCCATGCCCCTGGCGGCCGCGGGCGTAGGATTTGGCATGACCCTGGTACTGCTGGGGACGCTCTGGGCGCTGATGTGTTACACCGCCCTGCTGCTGCTTGAGGTTTACCAGCACGTCCCCGCCGATACCGGTCTGGGTTCGCTTGCGGCGCGCTATCTGGGACGCTACGGCCAGTGGATAACCGGCTTTAGCATGATGTTCCTGATGTACGCCCTGACCGCCGCCTATATCAGCGGCGCCGGGGAACTCATCGCCTCCAGCGTCAACGACTGGTTTGGCTCTGACATTACCCCGGCGACGGGCGCTATCTTCTTTGCGCTCATCGGCGGCGGCGTGGTCTGCGTGGGTACATCGCTGGTCGATCTGTTTAACCGCTTTCTGTTCAGCGCCAAAATTCTCTTCCTGATTATCATGCTGGTGCTGCTGGCCCCGCACGTGCACAAGGTCAACCTGCTGACGCTGCCGCTGGAAAAAGGGCTGGCGCTTTCCGCGATCCCGGTCATTTTCACCTCGTTTGGCTTCCACGGCAGCGTGCCGAGCATCGTCAGCTATATGAACGGCGATATCCGCAAGCTGCGCCGCGTCTTTGTTATCGGCAGCGCGATCCCGCTGATCGCCTATATTTTCTGGCAGCTGGTGACGCTGGGCAGCATTGACTCTTCGACCTTTATTGGGCTGATGGCGCAACACGCTGGCCTGAACGGTTTTCTGCTGGCGCTGCGCGAGGTTGTTACCTCCCCGCACGTGGAGCTGGCGGTACACCTGTTTGCCGACCTGGCGCTGGCAACCTCGTTCCTGGGCGTGGCGCTCGGCCTGTTTGATTACCTCGCCGACCTGTTCCAGCGTCGCAATACCGTAGCCGGACGGTTACAGACGGGGGCGATCACCTTCCTGCCGCCGCTGGGTTTTGCGCTGTTTTACCCGCGCGGGTTTGTGATGGCGCTGGGGTATGCGGGGGTAGCGCTCTCTATCCTGGCCCTGCTGCTCCCTTCCCTGCTGGCGTGGAAAAGCCGCCAGCAGCATCCTCAGCAAGGGTATCGCGTGGCGGGAGGAAAACCGCTGCTGTGCGTGGTGTTTTGCTGTGGTGTGGTGATTATTCTGGTGCAGGTGTTGATTGCAACCGGGATGCTCCCGGAAGTGGGTTAA
- a CDS encoding branched-chain amino acid ABC transporter substrate-binding protein, translated as MSLKFIRTPLSLVLAGCLVTAFSARADIVIGVAGPFTGPNATYGDQYWHGATQAAEDINAAGGINGEKIKLVQGDDACEPKQAVAVANRLVDQDKVNAVVGHFCSSSTMPASEVYSDAGIISITPGSTNPLITERGMSDMFRMCGRDDQQGQVASDFIIDKLKAKRVVIIHDKDTYGQGLADATKAALAKRGVQDVMYEGLSRGEKDFNALVTKIGAQKPDVVFFGGCHPEAGPLVRQMREQGVQAKFFSGDCIVNEEMVTAAGGPQYTNGIYMTFGKDPRLIPDGKAVIEKFRAGKFEPEGYTLYSYASVQAIAAAFKATGGKDSAKASEWLKANSVDTVMGKKAWDSKGDLKVSDYVVYQWDDKGKYKEVQ; from the coding sequence ATGTCGCTGAAATTTATCAGAACTCCTCTTTCTCTTGTGTTGGCCGGTTGCCTGGTGACGGCGTTTTCCGCCCGGGCAGATATTGTGATTGGCGTGGCCGGGCCGTTCACGGGTCCCAATGCCACCTATGGCGATCAATACTGGCACGGCGCAACGCAGGCCGCTGAAGACATTAATGCCGCAGGCGGCATTAACGGCGAGAAGATCAAACTGGTTCAGGGGGATGACGCCTGCGAGCCCAAGCAGGCCGTGGCCGTGGCCAACCGTTTAGTTGACCAGGATAAGGTCAACGCCGTGGTCGGCCATTTCTGCTCCTCTTCCACAATGCCCGCCTCCGAGGTGTATAGCGACGCGGGCATTATTTCGATTACCCCCGGCTCAACTAACCCGCTGATCACCGAACGCGGCATGAGCGACATGTTCCGCATGTGCGGACGCGACGATCAGCAGGGTCAGGTTGCCAGCGACTTCATCATCGACAAGCTGAAAGCCAAGCGCGTGGTGATTATTCACGATAAAGACACCTATGGTCAGGGTCTGGCTGACGCCACCAAAGCGGCGCTGGCGAAACGCGGCGTTCAGGATGTGATGTATGAGGGGTTATCCCGCGGTGAAAAAGACTTTAACGCGCTGGTGACGAAGATCGGCGCGCAAAAACCGGACGTCGTGTTCTTCGGTGGCTGTCACCCGGAAGCCGGTCCGCTGGTTCGCCAGATGCGCGAACAGGGCGTGCAGGCGAAATTCTTCTCCGGCGACTGTATTGTCAACGAAGAGATGGTGACCGCCGCGGGGGGCCCGCAATACACCAACGGTATTTACATGACCTTCGGTAAAGATCCGCGTCTTATCCCCGACGGTAAAGCGGTTATCGAGAAATTCCGCGCAGGTAAATTCGAACCAGAAGGTTACACCCTTTACTCCTATGCCTCCGTACAGGCTATTGCCGCAGCCTTCAAGGCCACCGGCGGCAAGGACTCCGCCAAAGCCAGCGAGTGGCTGAAAGCCAATTCCGTCGACACGGTGATGGGCAAAAAAGCCTGGGACAGCAAAGGCGATCTGAAAGTGTCTGACTACGTGGTTTATCAGTGGGACGACAAAGGAAAATATAAGGAAGTGCAGTAA
- the ftnA gene encoding non-heme ferritin gives MLKTEMIDKLNAQMNLELFSSLLYQQMSAWCSYHSFEGAAAFLRRHAQEEMTHMQRLFDYLTDTGSLPRIETVASPFAEYNSLDELFRATYEHEQLITQKINELVHAAMTSQDYPTFNFLQWYVAEQHEEEKLFKSVLDKLSLVGKSGEGLYFIDKELSTLDTQN, from the coding sequence ATGCTGAAAACTGAAATGATCGACAAGCTCAACGCACAAATGAACCTTGAGCTTTTTTCATCCCTGCTCTACCAGCAGATGAGCGCCTGGTGCAGCTATCACAGCTTCGAAGGTGCGGCCGCGTTTTTGCGTCGTCACGCTCAGGAAGAGATGACCCACATGCAGCGTCTGTTTGATTATCTTACGGATACGGGCAGCCTGCCGCGCATTGAAACCGTGGCTTCACCTTTTGCTGAGTATAATTCTCTCGATGAACTCTTCCGCGCCACCTACGAGCACGAGCAGCTGATCACGCAGAAAATTAACGAACTGGTCCACGCCGCGATGACCAGCCAGGATTATCCAACCTTTAATTTCCTGCAGTGGTATGTCGCTGAACAACACGAAGAAGAGAAGCTGTTTAAATCCGTACTGGATAAATTGTCTCTGGTGGGGAAATCCGGCGAAGGTCTTTACTTTATTGATAAAGAACTTTCCACCCTCGATACGCAGAATTAA
- a CDS encoding anaerobic C4-dicarboxylate transporter translates to MITIEFVVILLCLLTGTRFGGMGLGLISGIGLFILCFVFGLQPGKPPVDVMLTILAVIGCAATLQTAGGLNVMMQFAERLLRKHPQHITLLAPFTTWMLTFLCGTGHVVYTMFPIIADIALKKGIRPERPMAVASVASQMAITASPVSVAVVSLVSILAAQHGIGHAWGILEILAVSVPASLFGVAIAALWSLRRGKDLADDIEFQEKLKDPKQREFIYGGTETLMNQRFPKQAYWSTWIFFAGIAVVVLLGAFPELRPAFEVKGKMTALSMNLVIQMMMLIAGAVMLMACKVNASAISNGAVFKAGMVAIFSVFGVAWMSDTFFQAHLDELKLALEGVVKSHPWTYAIVLFLVSKLVNSQAAALTAVAPMGLMLGIDPKMLIAFFPASYGYFVLPTYPSDLACIGFDRSGTTRIGKFIINHSFILPGLIGVSCACAASYLLVQTFF, encoded by the coding sequence ATGATCACCATTGAGTTTGTTGTCATTCTCCTCTGCCTGCTGACGGGTACGCGTTTCGGCGGTATGGGGCTGGGGTTAATCAGCGGCATTGGTCTTTTTATTTTATGTTTTGTCTTTGGTCTGCAACCGGGTAAACCGCCGGTTGACGTTATGCTGACCATCCTTGCGGTGATTGGCTGTGCGGCTACGCTGCAGACTGCGGGCGGCCTCAACGTCATGATGCAGTTTGCTGAACGCCTGCTGCGCAAACATCCGCAGCACATCACCCTGCTCGCCCCTTTCACCACCTGGATGCTGACCTTTCTGTGCGGCACCGGCCATGTGGTCTACACCATGTTCCCCATCATTGCGGATATCGCCCTGAAAAAAGGGATCCGCCCGGAGCGCCCCATGGCCGTGGCCTCGGTGGCATCACAGATGGCGATTACGGCATCCCCCGTTTCCGTTGCCGTTGTGTCGCTGGTGTCCATCCTGGCGGCCCAGCATGGGATCGGCCACGCGTGGGGGATCCTGGAAATTCTCGCCGTGTCGGTTCCCGCTTCGCTTTTCGGCGTAGCCATTGCGGCCCTGTGGAGCTTACGCCGTGGGAAAGATCTGGCTGACGACATAGAGTTTCAGGAAAAGCTGAAAGATCCTAAGCAGCGCGAGTTTATCTACGGCGGTACGGAGACGTTAATGAATCAGCGTTTCCCTAAACAGGCCTACTGGTCCACGTGGATTTTCTTTGCCGGTATTGCCGTGGTCGTTTTGCTGGGGGCATTCCCGGAACTGCGCCCCGCCTTTGAAGTGAAAGGCAAAATGACGGCGCTGTCGATGAACCTTGTCATTCAGATGATGATGCTAATTGCGGGCGCCGTGATGCTGATGGCCTGTAAGGTCAACGCGTCGGCTATTTCCAACGGCGCGGTGTTCAAGGCCGGTATGGTCGCGATCTTCTCGGTGTTCGGCGTGGCGTGGATGAGCGATACCTTTTTCCAGGCGCATCTCGACGAGTTAAAGCTGGCGCTGGAAGGCGTGGTGAAGAGCCACCCGTGGACGTATGCCATTGTGCTGTTTCTGGTGTCAAAACTGGTGAACAGCCAGGCGGCTGCGCTGACGGCCGTTGCGCCAATGGGCCTCATGCTGGGCATCGACCCGAAAATGCTGATCGCCTTTTTCCCGGCGTCCTACGGCTATTTTGTCCTGCCGACCTATCCCAGTGATTTGGCCTGCATCGGCTTTGACCGTTCAGGCACCACCCGCATCGGCAAATTTATCATCAACCACAGCTTTATTCTGCCTGGGCTGATTGGAGTAAGCTGCGCGTGCGCGGCGAGCTACCTGCTGGTCCAGACGTTCTTTTAA